In the Drosophila biarmipes strain raj3 chromosome X, RU_DBia_V1.1, whole genome shotgun sequence genome, one interval contains:
- the LOC108036566 gene encoding protein lin-52 homolog, which translates to MSTAEPTVDLFAPETILKADEEVAEASVASRSALSAAEEDLEALEAKKKPDTPEDELISLETLRASPVQWPERFPGMDEFLTMSDTPIYTRNSDYANNLTSEDMAKINQLSLLSPEELIDKIKSMHDEIYQLGLREAKEMTRGKLLGIFDRDRLPKRQP; encoded by the exons ATGAGCACTGCGGAGCCAACGGTGGATTTGTTTGCGCCAG aaaccattttgaaagcgGACGAGGAGGTGGCCGAGGCTTCGGTGGCCAGCAGGAGCGCCCTGTCCGCCGCCGAGGAGGACCTGGAGGCCCTGGAGGCCAAGAAGAAGCCCGACACGCCAGAGGACGAGCTGATCTCCTTGGAGACACTGCGTGCCTCCCCCGTCCAGTGGCCGGAGCGAT TTCCCGGGATGGACGAGTTCCTCACCATGAGCGACACGCCCATCTATACGCGCAACTCGGACTACGCCAACAACCTGACCAGCGAGGACATGGCCAAGATCAACC AACTATCCCTACTGAGTCCCGAAGAGCTAATCGACAAAATAAAGTCCATGCATGATGAGATCTATCAACTAGGGCTGCGCGAGGCCAAGGAGATGACCCGCGGCAAGCTGCTGGGCATCTTCGACCGAGATCGCCTGCCCAAGCGGCAGCCATGA
- the LOC108036468 gene encoding regulator of telomere elongation helicase 1 homolog, which translates to MPESLIAGIPVHFPFEPYPVQRAYMEKVIQCLRDGTNGVLESPTGTGKTLSLLCSSLAWIRTRQSEQQQQMVKMERADPNGLGGGGGGVSGGDLSELAKTVGRANNWGVPKVIYASRTHSQLTQAMRELKRTAYSNMRSVVLGSRDQLCIHPEVMREQGNSNKTNMCKLRVHSKTCSFQMRVESRKDHPDLRGPTIMDIEDLVKVGQRLKICPYFASRELVGQADITFMPYNYLLDPKARKANKIELGNTIVILDEAHNIEKICEESASVQIKSSDVAMAIEDVTHVMKVFASGETQDMGGDEPKDFTLDDLTLFKEMLLDLEKAIDAVVVDNPVEGTTFPASMMYDLLGKANFTYGNVATIVSLLDKLVQYLLVASQQMSIRKGGTFTLLSDLLTIVFANKADVMSKVYASFKVHVQVEEAKQGHGKQQGAKQQGGWLGKGSIAAAGSSSKVAKIINFWCFNPGFGMEQLLNTQVRSVILTSGTLAPLKPLIAELAIPVAQHLENPHIVDQSQVYVKIIGTGPDRQQLISNYANRDNPKYISSLGQTILNVSRIVPDGLLVFFPSYPMLNKCVDAWQASGLWADISSKKPIFLEPRSKDQFTSTMEEFYQAIRDSKGAVFMAVCRGKVSEGLDFADRNGRAVIITGLPFPPLKDPKVILKRRYLEANRTRENQLLSGQEWYNLDATRAVNQAIGRVIRHRNDYGAILLCDSRFKDASQVQQLSKWIRGHLGERPQCSPFGPIVRELRQFFKNAEANMKQPDEREAEPPLEKVCKSEDEPLAAIPKIKREPGSNATFKAAQETAIKVEMANSIKTWTPADYASAAGRKLGGAAPNAMDFMSRLDSNVSSIDFNCCMDSKSGSADLVKIHKRERSSPTPQETSSQVAKKRYKLVENIKVEPASSQAKVAPESRADFLRELRSLVNQDEFRRFGKALLEYKNGSDESFQALMAILLEVLAAPKMRYMLVGMRKYLKNEHKNEFDQRLAQL; encoded by the exons ATGCCGGAGAGCCTGATAGCCGGCATCCCGGTGCACTTCCCGTTCGAGCCGTACCCCGTGCAGCGGGCGTACATGGAGAAGGTGATCCAGTGCCTGCGTGACGGCACCAATGGAGTCCTGGAATCGCCCACGGGCACGGGCAAAACCCTGAGCCTCCTGTGCTCCTCCTTGGCCTGGATCCGCACCCGCCAgtcggagcagcagcagcagatggtCAAGATGGAGAGGGCAGACCCAAATGGCCtgggaggcggcggcggaggcgttTCTGGCGGGGATCTCTCCGAGCTGGCCAAGACCGTGGGTCGTGCGAACAACTGGGGCGTGCCCAAGGTCATCTATGCGTCGCGCACCCACTCCCAGCTGACGCAGGCGATGCGGGAGCTTAAGCGCACGGCCTACTCCAACATGCGATCTGTGGTGCTGGGCTCCCGCGACCAGCTGTGCATCCATCCGGAGGTCATGCGGGAGCAGGGCAACTCCAACAAGACGAACATGTGCAAGCTGCGGGTGCACTCCAAGACCTGTTCGTTTCAGATGCGCGTGGAGTCGCGCAAGGATCACCCCGATCTGCGGGGACCCACCATCATGGACATCGAGGACCTGGTGAAGGTGGGCCAGCGCCTCAAGATCTGCCCGTACTTCGCTTCCCGCGAACTGGTTGGCCAGGCGGACATCACCTTCATGCCCTACAACTACCTGCTCGATCCGAAGGCGCGCAAGGCCAACAAAATCGAGCTGGGCAACACGATTGTCATCCTCGACGAGGCGCACAACATCGAGAAGATCTGCGAGGAGTCGGCCTCGGTGCAGATCAAGTCCTCCGACGTGGCCATGGCCATCGAGGATGTCACGCATGTGATGAAGGTCTTTGCCAGCGGCGAAACGCAGGACATGGGCGGCGATGAGCCCAAGGACTTCACCCTGGACGACCTCACGCTGTTCAAGGAGATGCTGCTGGACCTGGAGAAGGCCATCGATGCTGTGGTGGTGGATAACCCCGTCGAGGGAACCACCTTTCCCGCCTCCATGATGTACGACCTGCTGGGCAAGGCGAAT TTCACGTACGGCAATGTGGCCACCATAGTCTCGCTGCTGGACAAGCTGGTGCAGTACCTCCTGGTGGCCTCCCAGCAGATGAGCATCCGCAAGGGCGGCACCTTCACCCTGCTCAGCGACCTGCTGACCATTGTGTTCGCCAACAAGGCGGACGTGATGAGCAAGGTGTACGCCAGCTTCAAGGTGCACGTCCAGGTGGAGGAGGCCAAGCAGGGCCATGGAAAGCAGCAGGGCGCCAAGCAGCAGGGCGGCTGGCTGGGCAAGGGTTCGATTGCGGCGGCCGGTAGCTCCAGCAAGGTGGCCAAAATCATCAACTTCTGGTGCTTCAATCCCGGCTTCGGCATGGAACAGCTGCTCAACACCCAGGTGCGCAGCGTAATCCTCACCAGCGGCACCCTGGCCCCACTCAAGCCGCTGATCGCCGAGCTGGCCATTCCGGTGGCCCAGCATCTGGAGAATCCGCACATCGTTGACCAGTCGCAGGTGTACGTCAAGATCATAGGCACCGGGCCCGACCGCCAGCAACTCATTTCCAACTATGCGAATCG TGATAATCCCAAGTACATCAGCTCCCTGGGCCAGACCATCCTAAATGTGTCGCGCATCGTGCCCGACGGCCTCCTGGTCTTCTTCCCCTCGTATCCCATGCTGAACAAGTGCGTGGACGCCTGGCAGGCGAGTGGCCTGTGGGCGGACATCTCGAGCAAGAAGCCCATCTTCCTGGAGCCGCGCAGCAAGGATCAGTTTACCAGCACCATGGAGGAGTTCTACCAGGCGATAAGGGACTCCAAGGGCGCCGTTTTCATGGCCGTGTGCCGGGGCAAAGTCTCCGAGGGTCTGGATTTCGCCGATCGCAATGGTCGGGCGGTGATCATCACGGGCCTGCCCTTTCCCCCGCTCAAGGATCCCAAGGTGATACTGAAGCGTCGCTACCTGGAGGCGAACAGGACGCGGGAGAACCAGCTGCTCAGTGGCCAGGAGTGGTACAATCTGGACGCCACGAGGGCGGTCAACCAGGCCATCGGTCGTGTGATCCGGCATCGCAACGACTATGGCGCCATTCTGCTGTGCGACTCGCGGTTCAAGGACGCCTCCCAGGTGCAGCAGCTGTCCAAGTGGATACGGGGCCACCTGGGCGAGCGGCCGCAGTGCTCGCCCTTTGGCCCCATCGTCCGCGAGCTGCGACAGTTCTTCAAGAACGCCGAGGCCAAT ATGAAACAGCCGGATGAGCGGGAAGCGGAGCCGCCGTTGGAAAAGGTTTGCAAGAGCGAGGATGAGCCACTAGCCGCTATTCCCAAGATTAAACGGGAGCCGGGCTCCAATGCCACCTTCAAAGCAGCCCAGGAAACAGCCAT CAAGGTGGAGATGGCCAATTCCATAAAGACGTGGACGCCCGCCGATTACGCCAGTGCCGCTGGACGAAAACTGGGTGGAGCGGCGCCCAATGCCATGGACTTCATGAGCCGCCTGGACTCGAATGTCTCG AGCATCGACTTCAACTGCTGCATGGACAGCAAGAGTGGCTCCGCCGACCTGGTGAAGATCCATAAGCGGGAGCGCAGTTCCCCAACGCCGCAGGAAACCTCCAGTCAGGTGGCCAAAAAGCGGTACAAGCTGGTGGAGAACATCAAGGTGGAGCCGGCCAGTTCCCAAGCGAAAGTGGCGCCCGAGTCCAGGGCGGACTTTCTGCGGGAG CTCCGCAGCCTGGTCAACCAGGATGAATTCCGGCGCTTCGGCAAAGCCCTGCTGGAGTACAAGAACGGCAGCGACGAGAGCTTCCAGGCGCTGATGGCGATACTCCTGGAGGTCCTGGCCGCGCCCAAGATGCGCTACATGCTCGTGGGAATGCGGAAATACCTGAAGAATGAGCACAAGAACGAGTTCGATCAGAGGCTGGCCCAGCTCTAG
- the LOC108028080 gene encoding uncharacterized protein LOC108028080, whose amino-acid sequence MDAFNPNDTNEISSPDQSSPSGSMQSGRDSSRGKSPPSCSKDLIQLKSDVDLPGRDSPAPDLKDIRRLSRVTLTENAPSSGLPDSSRDFSIGYAASCSRNIGLSSIESHPLAEELPSCSRKSGTDLSSSGSKDLVQKRVAQVVPVARKYEEIVGPEADASVACTLAFIRKHSRGTDDVSSIQFSQFIAKEPTPCSVVVLGGEQEQESQNGVLEQFQATVCSPSVPPVVTHTNMNVVSFVLPMVVKLPLGRYLKLIQNQNEGLKTDKWCVAKQTVLDPESADYDLNVVFRDVENRATVTYVDEESEVFLRKEGQVKFMFWRLRINFSPSL is encoded by the coding sequence ATGGATGCTTTCAATCCAAACGACACGAACGAGATTTCTTCGCCAGATCAGAGCTCTCCCTCTGGATCAATGCAGTCGGGCAGAGATTCTTCAAGGGGCAAGTCGCCACCTTCCTGCTCCAAGGACCTCATCCAACTGAAATCAGACGTTGACTTACCCGGGAGAGATTCTCCTGCCCCCGACTTGAAAGACATTCGAAGATTGTCACGAGTGACTTTGACGGAGAATGCCCCTTCCTCGGGGTTACCTGACTCGAGCAGAGACTTTTCGATTGGCTATGCCGCTTCCTGCTCTAGGAACATCGGCCTCAGTTCCATCGAATCCCACCCACTGGCGGAGGAGCTGCCATCTTGCTCTAGAAAGTCGGGAACTGACCTTTCTTCATCCGGCTCGAAGGACCTCGTCCAAAAACGTGTCGCCCAAGTGGTGCCGGTGGCCAGGAAGTACGAGGAGATTGTGGGTCCCGAGGCGGACGCGAGCGTGGCCTGCACCCTGGCATTCATCCGGAAGCACTCACGTGGGACCGACGACGTGTCCTCCATCCAATTCAGCCAGTTCATCGCCAAGGAGCCAACTCCCTGCAGCGTGGTGGTCCTCGGGGGAGAGCAAGAGCAAGAGTCACAGAACGGCGTTCTCGAGCAATTCCAGGCCACAGTGTGCTCACCCAGCGTTCCTCCTGTCGTCACTCACACCAATATGAACGTGGTGTCCTTCGTGTTGCCCATGGTGGTGAAGTTGCCCCTAGGACGGTACTTAAAACTTATCCAGAACCAAAATGAGGGCCTTAAGACGGACAAATGGTGTGTGGCGAAGCAAACCGTGCTGGATCCCGAGAGTGCGGACTACGATTTGAACGTCGTCTTCCGGGATGTGGAGAACAGGGCTACTGTGACATATGTCGATGAGGAAAGCGAGGTGTTCCTGAGGAAGGAAGGCCAAGTCAAATTTATGTTCTGGAGGCTTCGAATAAATTTCTCGCCTTCGCTCTAG
- the LOC108036562 gene encoding uncharacterized protein DDB_G0286393, translated as MVEEIGCQRQTGIVVAMPSQVATSTGTPAPTAGGIHQQQQQQHQQQQHQQQQQQQPHHQQQQQQAHHQQQQLHQQQQQPHHQQQPQQHHQQQQQLHQHQQHQQLASNMSLLTVKGGRYLWTDRELLMHLQNYTPLILLIDFVEKTRTKRFYESSERYEILMLVFIMRKGAPFCENKRFPAEYWVNLSVGPIAEAFDRLQAAIDIPDPQLPIHMSVTDLTSWKQMFDLAMLDIRRFAYYTDPLQLADAGVFNRITFEQRFGMQWQE; from the coding sequence ATGGTGGAGGAGATTGGCTGCCAGAGACAGACGGGCATTGTGGTCGCCATGCCCAGCCAGGTGGCAACGAGCACCGGAACTCCAGCCCCAACCGCAGGCGGCAttcaccagcagcagcagcagcaacaccagcagcagcaacatcagcagcagcagcagcaacagccgcaccatcagcagcagcagcaacaggcgcaccatcagcagcagcaactccaccagcagcagcaacagccacaccaccagcagcagccgcagcagcaccatcaacagcagcagcaactccaccagcaccagcagcaccagcagctcGCCAGCAACATGAGCCTGCTGACCGTGAAGGGCGGCCGCTACCTTTGGACCGATCGGGAGCTCTTGATGCACCTCCAGAACTACACTCCGCTGATCCTGCTCATCGATTTCGTGGAGAAGACACGGACCAAGCGCTTCTACGAGAGCTCCGAGCGCTACGAGATCCTCATGCTGGTCTTCATCATGCGCAAGGGAGCGCCGTTCTGCGAGAACAAGCGCTTTCCGGCGGAGTACTGGGTGAATCTGTCGGTGGGCCCCATTGCCGAGGCCTTCGACCGACTGCAGGCGGCCATCGACATACCGGATCCGCAGCTGCCCATCCACATGAGCGTCACGGATTTGACCAGCTGGAAGCAGATGTTCGACCTGGCCATGCTGGACATCAGGCGGTTTGCCTACTACACCGATCCCTTGCAGCTGGCCGACGCGGGTGTCTTCAATAGGATCACCTTCGAGCAGCGCTTCGGCATGCAGTGGCAGGAGTAG